The candidate division KSB1 bacterium genome has a segment encoding these proteins:
- a CDS encoding DUF4258 domain-containing protein, translating to MNFRFSKHAESEMELRGIPREQADEVLLRPQQIV from the coding sequence ATGAACTTTCGCTTCTCCAAGCATGCCGAATCGGAAATGGAATTACGGGGGATTCCGCGCGAGCAGGCGGATGAGGTACTGCTCCGGCCCCAGCAGATTGTTTAG
- a CDS encoding DUF2283 domain-containing protein: MKITYDPEVDVLRILFRNVPIEESDEDKPGIILDYDKDGNLVGMEILDASKRTDNPWAIDFTVTEPASVVCEKPKKYGS; this comes from the coding sequence ATGAAAATAACTTATGATCCGGAAGTGGACGTGCTGCGGATCCTTTTCCGCAACGTCCCCATAGAGGAAAGTGACGAGGACAAGCCCGGAATCATTCTCGACTATGACAAGGACGGCAATCTTGTCGGAATGGAGATTCTTGACGCCTCAAAACGTACTGATAATCCTTGGGCAATCGACTTTACCGTAACGGAGCCTGCCTCTGTCGTCTGCGAAAAGCCGAAAAAATATGGTTCATAA